One genomic region from Pelagicoccus sp. SDUM812003 encodes:
- a CDS encoding RNA-binding protein, producing the protein MEIYVGNVSFDASEGDLQDAFEAYGSVSALKIITDRETGRSRGFAFVTMDDAAEAKAAIEGLDGHEVSGRALSVREATPRAPRQGGGYGGGGGGGYGGGNRRDNRGGGGGHRGGYGRR; encoded by the coding sequence ATGGAAATATACGTAGGAAACGTTTCGTTCGACGCCTCTGAAGGCGATTTGCAGGATGCTTTTGAAGCTTATGGCTCGGTGTCCGCTTTGAAGATTATCACCGACCGCGAAACCGGTCGCTCTCGCGGCTTCGCATTCGTCACCATGGATGACGCTGCGGAAGCGAAGGCAGCTATCGAAGGCCTTGACGGCCATGAGGTGTCTGGTCGCGCTTTGTCCGTTCGTGAGGCTACCCCTCGCGCCCCTCGCCAAGGTGGCGGCTACGGCGGCGGTGGCGGTGGTGGCTACGGTGGTGGCAATCGCCGTGACAATCGCGGCGGCGGCGGAGGCCATCGTGGCGGTTACGGTCGTCGCTAA